The following are encoded in a window of Ignicoccus islandicus DSM 13165 genomic DNA:
- a CDS encoding ABC transporter permease, which produces MKVFYIPSMILIAYVVVPLITLFANVNPSSFEEVFSNEYLSKTLNESIRTTLVASGISVVILILLGTPLAYFLARSRSKLKNVLQSIIDLPMALPHSVIGIMLLLAFQGTPLGYLLREIGITIIDNIYGTIAVMVFVGLPFYVNGLRNGIEDIPESLEIVARSLGANPYQTFIKITLPLSKRSIMVASLLAWARGISEIGALLILAYNPMTLSVLVYEWYKTLGLEYALTASTILAIITIILFLVVQQLRSKGND; this is translated from the coding sequence TTGAAGGTATTCTATATCCCTTCAATGATATTGATAGCGTACGTAGTAGTACCTTTAATAACTTTATTTGCTAACGTAAACCCAAGTAGCTTCGAAGAGGTCTTTAGTAATGAGTACCTAAGCAAGACTCTAAACGAGTCTATACGTACTACCCTAGTGGCTTCGGGAATCTCGGTCGTAATTCTCATATTGCTTGGAACACCCTTAGCGTACTTCTTGGCCCGCTCGCGCAGTAAGTTAAAAAACGTACTTCAATCTATTATTGATCTACCAATGGCGCTACCTCACAGCGTTATAGGAATTATGCTGCTACTGGCGTTCCAAGGAACTCCCCTCGGTTATTTACTTAGGGAAATTGGTATAACTATTATAGATAATATATACGGTACCATAGCAGTAATGGTGTTCGTGGGTTTACCTTTTTACGTCAATGGGCTCAGGAACGGTATAGAAGACATACCGGAGTCCTTGGAAATAGTAGCCAGGTCCTTAGGCGCTAATCCTTACCAAACGTTCATTAAAATAACGTTACCTCTTTCAAAAAGGAGCATAATGGTTGCCTCCTTACTGGCATGGGCTCGTGGAATTAGCGAGATAGGCGCCCTCTTAATTCTAGCTTATAATCCAATGACCCTAAGCGTGCTTGTTTACGAATGGTACAAAACCTTGGGATTGGAGTACGCGCTGACAGCTTCAACAATATTGGCTATAATTACAATAATACTCTTCCTCGTCGTTCAACAACTCCGGAGCAAGGGAAATGATTGA